A genomic segment from Proteiniborus ethanoligenes encodes:
- a CDS encoding reverse transcriptase domain-containing protein, whose amino-acid sequence MKITENTLECRKQNKDTITNCGNSVEHERRRNGQSDSRMIEKDDINTNEPTEGMLERILSRGNMNNAYLKVKRNKGAGGIDKMEMDELLEHLKTHREEILSSLLNNSHKPYPVKRVEIPKENGKTRKLGIPTLVDRVIQQAILQELSPIYETKFAEASYGFRPNKGCHDALKK is encoded by the coding sequence ATGAAAATTACTGAGAACACGTTAGAATGCAGAAAACAGAATAAGGACACCATCACCAACTGTGGGAATAGTGTGGAACATGAAAGACGCAGAAATGGGCAGAGTGATTCAAGGATGATTGAAAAGGACGACATCAACACCAACGAACCAACAGAAGGAATGTTAGAAAGAATCCTATCCAGAGGAAATATGAATAATGCCTATCTCAAAGTTAAAAGAAACAAAGGAGCAGGTGGAATTGATAAGATGGAAATGGATGAACTTCTAGAACACTTAAAAACCCACCGGGAGGAAATTCTATCATCCCTGCTGAATAATAGCCACAAACCATACCCTGTAAAACGTGTAGAAATACCAAAAGAAAATGGCAAGACACGTAAACTGGGGATACCAACATTAGTCGACAGAGTGATTCAACAGGCAATTCTTCAGGAATTAAGTCCAATATATGAGACCAAATTTGCAGAAGCTAGTTATGGATTTAGACCTAATAAAGGTTGCCATGATGCATTGAAGAAGTGA